A region from the Citrobacter telavivensis genome encodes:
- the panE gene encoding 2-dehydropantoate 2-reductase — protein MKITVLGCGALGQLWLSALCKQGHDVQGWLRVPQPYCSVNVIETDGSIFNESLTANDPEFLATSDLLLVTLKAWQVSDAVKALASTLPETTPILLIHNGMGTIEELRNIHQPLLMGTTTHAARRDGNVIIHVANGTTRIGPAREQDGDFSYLADLLQCVLPDVAWHNNIRAEMWRKLAVNCVINPLTALWNCPNGELRNHPDEVNLICQEVAAVIEREGHHTSVDDLRYYVEQVIDSTAENISSMLQDIQALRHTEIDYITGYLLKRARAHGIAVPENSRLFELVKRKESEYERSGTGMPRPW, from the coding sequence ATGAAAATTACCGTACTGGGGTGCGGAGCCTTAGGGCAATTATGGCTTTCAGCACTGTGCAAACAGGGACATGACGTACAGGGTTGGCTACGCGTGCCGCAACCCTATTGCAGTGTGAATGTGATTGAGACGGATGGATCGATATTTAACGAATCCCTGACGGCAAACGATCCGGAGTTTTTAGCCACCAGCGATCTGCTGCTGGTAACGCTGAAAGCGTGGCAGGTTTCCGACGCGGTCAAAGCGCTGGCGTCGACGCTGCCGGAAACAACCCCGATCCTGTTGATTCATAACGGTATGGGAACGATTGAAGAACTGCGAAATATCCACCAACCGCTGTTGATGGGGACAACCACCCACGCCGCACGTCGTGATGGCAACGTCATTATCCATGTTGCGAACGGCACCACGCGCATTGGCCCGGCGCGCGAGCAGGATGGCGATTTCAGCTACCTTGCCGATCTCTTGCAATGCGTACTGCCCGACGTCGCCTGGCATAACAACATTCGCGCCGAAATGTGGCGCAAGCTGGCGGTGAACTGCGTGATCAATCCCCTGACCGCGCTGTGGAACTGCCCGAATGGCGAATTGCGTAACCATCCTGACGAGGTGAATCTGATTTGCCAGGAAGTTGCGGCGGTCATTGAGCGCGAAGGTCACCATACATCGGTCGACGATTTACGTTATTATGTTGAGCAAGTCATTGACAGTACGGCGGAAAATATCTCATCCATGTTGCAGGACATTCAGGCTCTGCGTCATACCGAGATAGACTACATTACCGGATACCTGCTGAAACGCGCCCGTGCCCACGGGATTGCGGTGCCGGAAAACAGCCGTCTGTTTGAGTTAGTAAAGCGAAAGGAGAGTGAGTATGAGCGCTCAGGCACTGGTATGCCTCGCCCCTGGTAG
- the yajL gene encoding protein deglycase YajL, producing the protein MSAQALVCLAPGSEETEAVTTIDLLVRGGINVTTASVASDGSLTIVCSRGVKLLADAPLVAVADGDYDIIILPGGIKGAECFRDSTLLVETVKQFHRSGRIVAAICAAAATVLVPHNIFPIGNMTGFPALKDKIPAEQWQDKRVVWDPRVKLLTSQAPGTSIDFGLKIIDLLVGREKAHEVASQLVMAAGIYNYYE; encoded by the coding sequence ATGAGCGCTCAGGCACTGGTATGCCTCGCCCCTGGTAGTGAAGAGACCGAAGCGGTCACCACTATCGATCTGCTGGTTCGTGGCGGAATTAACGTAACCACCGCGAGCGTTGCCAGCGACGGCAGTCTGACTATCGTCTGCTCGCGCGGTGTAAAACTGTTGGCGGATGCGCCGCTGGTTGCCGTGGCCGATGGTGATTACGACATCATCATCTTGCCGGGCGGTATTAAAGGCGCCGAGTGTTTTCGCGACAGCACGCTGCTGGTCGAAACCGTTAAGCAGTTTCACCGTTCCGGACGGATTGTCGCTGCCATTTGCGCGGCTGCCGCCACCGTACTCGTTCCGCACAACATTTTCCCGATCGGCAACATGACGGGCTTTCCGGCGCTGAAAGACAAAATTCCCGCTGAACAGTGGCAGGATAAACGCGTGGTATGGGACCCGCGTGTGAAGTTGCTCACCAGTCAGGCCCCGGGCACCTCAATCGATTTTGGTTTAAAGATTATCGACCTGTTGGTTGGGCGCGAGAAAGCCCATGAAGTTGCGTCGCAACTGGTGATGGCGGCAGGCATTTATAACTACTACGAGTAA
- a CDS encoding dimethyl sulfoxide reductase, whose protein sequence is MEHYELPLVFFTVFAQWGIGGVLALTVCQSGRKRKFSAVQYRMLALRFWVITVLGSCASLAHLGSPEGAYRSLAGLGNSWLSREVVAFIVLNGVMFCWLLLCRFKPVQRGVILLGGVTALVGLGTILVTSQVYYQMPLHPLWHNVATPVAFLGTAFLTGFMSVAVARACWHLPSSTICNAGIVVGIALSAGALVLRYQVSGADASSPLLWWQLFASVCVAVWGISRLNSGMRSWVWVILIITGELAGRMLFYSNVMSGAPWF, encoded by the coding sequence ATGGAACACTATGAATTGCCATTGGTCTTCTTTACCGTCTTCGCCCAGTGGGGTATTGGCGGCGTGCTGGCGCTTACCGTGTGTCAGTCTGGTCGTAAGCGGAAGTTCAGTGCCGTGCAGTACCGTATGCTGGCGCTGCGGTTCTGGGTCATCACCGTGCTGGGCTCTTGTGCGTCGCTGGCGCATCTGGGATCGCCTGAAGGCGCTTACCGCTCCCTTGCCGGGCTGGGGAACTCCTGGCTCAGCCGGGAAGTGGTCGCGTTTATCGTGCTTAATGGCGTGATGTTTTGTTGGCTATTGTTGTGTCGGTTCAAACCCGTACAGCGCGGGGTGATACTGCTGGGTGGGGTAACGGCGCTGGTGGGGCTGGGCACCATTCTGGTGACATCTCAGGTGTATTACCAGATGCCGCTACACCCGCTCTGGCACAACGTCGCGACGCCTGTCGCTTTTCTGGGTACGGCGTTTCTGACGGGATTTATGAGCGTCGCCGTCGCCAGAGCTTGCTGGCATCTGCCATCCTCAACGATCTGTAACGCGGGCATTGTGGTGGGTATTGCGTTGAGCGCCGGTGCGCTGGTTCTCCGCTATCAGGTCTCGGGTGCCGATGCTTCCAGTCCTCTGCTCTGGTGGCAACTGTTCGCCAGCGTGTGCGTCGCGGTGTGGGGGATATCGCGTCTGAACAGCGGGATGCGCAGTTGGGTATGGGTGATATTAATCATCACGGGAGAACTGGCGGGCAGAATGCTGTTTTACAGTAATGTCATGAGCGGAGCGCCATGGTTCTAA
- a CDS encoding 4Fe-4S dicluster domain-containing protein, translating into MQNCYGCKTCSMACKSENMTPTGVLWRRVRERHTDEPNTQAFISMSCNHCDDPQCMKVCPAGTYSKRADGIVVQDHDRCIGCRMCIMACPWSAPVYDPAEGKTSKCNLCAERLDEGLQPRCVESCPAGVLRFGEIAELRQEHTTQWAVLEKRYNLPDHTISQPNIVIIPPRD; encoded by the coding sequence ATGCAAAATTGCTATGGCTGCAAAACCTGTAGCATGGCCTGCAAATCAGAAAACATGACGCCGACGGGCGTGCTCTGGCGTCGGGTACGCGAACGTCATACGGATGAACCCAACACGCAGGCCTTCATCAGCATGTCGTGCAACCATTGTGATGACCCGCAGTGCATGAAAGTCTGCCCGGCGGGAACGTATAGCAAACGCGCGGACGGCATCGTCGTTCAGGATCACGATCGCTGCATTGGCTGTCGGATGTGCATCATGGCCTGTCCGTGGAGCGCCCCGGTGTACGATCCCGCCGAGGGGAAAACCAGTAAGTGCAATCTGTGTGCTGAACGTCTTGATGAAGGATTACAGCCGCGCTGCGTGGAGTCCTGTCCGGCAGGCGTATTACGTTTTGGCGAGATAGCTGAGCTGCGTCAGGAACATACGACGCAGTGGGCGGTGCTGGAAAAACGCTACAACCTGCCCGATCACACGATCAGCCAGCCTAATATTGTCATTATTCCGCCGAGGGATTGA
- a CDS encoding molybdopterin-dependent oxidoreductase has translation MDALSNIHLKRRTLLKGLGVVGLSSLLPTFLTLRQANGSPLPRVRLKQTDYQTFRSTCAMECLHCNLTAYVWKDRLMKIEATKGFNVKCCLRGISRTKWVYHPLRLTQPLLRIGEKGEGKFQPISWDAALDLIEKNIRETIATEGNKGLLLTAASGNMDSIKNDMGKAFFDYLGGSTKTAGSLCCAAVTAAMMPMVGLRYADTRDTIADSRYILCWGNNPAVTMHAYFKNYSQAQRNGARLVVIDPRFNETAAKADEWVPIVPGTDIALALGMINIIMQEKRYDADFLRAHTGAVYLVDSQQQLMRADPKDADSYLVFDTQSQTLKRHDAPGVMPALLGDELPANSEFTTVLDNVWAQAKPWTAQKVEEETDVPAQTVLRLARDYASTQPAMIVQNMSGAQRTEFGTYVAASQFYQALITGNIGKAGAGVCDAGGVRQMAKFSPIVPPAPNVAKIPPIPIAKIGDWVAHEKPHSIKFWWNMTLGAMTQLPNTNQVREAFKKVPFVVVADNLMSSSALYADLVLPVTTIFEDVSLMAGVRSHYVQLMEKAVEPPGEAKPDYWIFARLAERFGFGEVFNQPIEHYIDTCLKGSGITRDMLKKGPVCPVEDDWIPFKDGKFLTSTGKAHLYIEEWSKKAFLPVVTWKQVKESVKGSPELAQTYPLMAVQRKLARSVHSSHGMNEWILEVQRNRPNVMIHPEDARQRQIQPGEWVVVFNHRGQHRAIADVTTHIKRGVVSLDNGWWEQQGGSSSHVTNDQVEVLGNGHCCNSTLVDVRREA, from the coding sequence ATGGACGCATTGAGCAATATTCATTTAAAAAGAAGAACCCTGCTAAAAGGGCTCGGCGTAGTGGGGCTGTCGTCACTGCTGCCAACGTTTCTGACGCTCCGCCAGGCCAACGGTTCACCGTTGCCACGGGTTCGTCTTAAGCAAACGGATTACCAGACGTTTCGCTCGACCTGCGCAATGGAGTGTCTGCACTGCAACCTGACGGCGTACGTCTGGAAAGACCGCTTAATGAAAATTGAAGCGACGAAGGGCTTCAATGTGAAGTGCTGTTTGCGGGGAATTAGCCGCACCAAATGGGTCTATCACCCGTTACGCCTGACGCAACCGCTGCTGCGCATAGGGGAAAAAGGCGAGGGGAAATTTCAGCCGATTAGTTGGGACGCAGCACTCGATCTCATTGAAAAGAACATCCGGGAAACCATTGCCACTGAGGGCAATAAAGGCTTACTGCTCACCGCTGCGTCGGGGAACATGGACTCCATCAAGAATGATATGGGCAAAGCCTTCTTCGATTATCTCGGCGGCAGTACCAAAACCGCAGGTTCGCTATGCTGCGCGGCGGTGACCGCTGCTATGATGCCGATGGTTGGCCTGCGCTATGCCGATACCCGCGACACCATTGCGGACAGTCGCTACATCCTCTGCTGGGGGAATAATCCGGCAGTCACTATGCATGCCTATTTTAAAAACTATTCGCAGGCGCAGAGAAACGGCGCACGACTGGTGGTGATTGACCCGCGGTTTAACGAAACGGCGGCCAAAGCCGACGAGTGGGTGCCGATCGTACCCGGCACCGACATTGCCCTGGCGCTAGGGATGATCAACATTATCATGCAGGAAAAACGCTATGACGCCGATTTCCTGCGGGCGCATACCGGGGCGGTCTACCTGGTGGATTCACAGCAGCAACTGATGCGGGCCGATCCTAAGGACGCGGACAGTTACCTGGTGTTTGATACCCAAAGCCAGACCCTGAAACGGCATGATGCCCCCGGCGTGATGCCGGCACTGCTCGGTGATGAGTTGCCCGCCAACAGCGAGTTCACCACCGTGCTGGATAACGTCTGGGCGCAGGCAAAACCCTGGACGGCGCAGAAGGTGGAGGAAGAGACCGACGTGCCCGCGCAGACGGTGCTGCGTCTGGCGCGAGATTACGCCTCAACACAACCGGCGATGATTGTGCAGAACATGTCCGGGGCACAGAGAACCGAGTTTGGTACTTACGTTGCCGCGAGCCAGTTCTATCAGGCACTGATCACCGGCAATATCGGCAAAGCCGGGGCTGGCGTTTGCGATGCTGGCGGCGTCAGACAGATGGCAAAATTCTCGCCCATTGTTCCTCCCGCGCCGAATGTTGCCAAAATCCCACCCATTCCGATTGCCAAAATCGGCGACTGGGTCGCTCACGAAAAACCGCATTCCATTAAGTTCTGGTGGAACATGACGCTGGGCGCGATGACCCAGTTGCCCAATACCAACCAGGTCAGAGAGGCTTTTAAAAAAGTGCCCTTTGTGGTGGTTGCTGACAACCTGATGAGCTCGTCCGCGCTGTATGCCGATCTGGTGCTTCCCGTCACGACCATTTTTGAGGATGTCAGCCTTATGGCGGGCGTGCGCAGCCACTATGTGCAACTGATGGAAAAAGCGGTGGAACCGCCGGGAGAAGCCAAACCCGATTACTGGATTTTTGCCCGTCTGGCCGAGCGCTTTGGTTTTGGCGAGGTCTTTAATCAGCCGATTGAGCACTATATTGACACCTGTCTGAAAGGTTCAGGCATCACCCGCGACATGCTGAAAAAGGGGCCGGTATGTCCTGTCGAGGATGACTGGATCCCGTTTAAAGACGGTAAGTTCCTCACGTCGACCGGCAAAGCGCACCTGTATATCGAGGAGTGGAGCAAAAAAGCGTTCCTGCCGGTGGTGACCTGGAAGCAGGTGAAAGAGTCGGTCAAAGGCTCGCCTGAACTGGCGCAGACCTATCCGTTAATGGCGGTGCAGCGCAAACTGGCACGCAGCGTGCACTCCAGCCATGGCATGAACGAATGGATCCTTGAGGTTCAGCGTAACCGTCCGAACGTGATGATCCACCCGGAAGATGCCCGCCAGCGACAGATTCAGCCAGGAGAATGGGTCGTGGTGTTCAATCATCGCGGCCAGCATCGGGCGATTGCCGACGTGACTACCCATATTAAACGCGGGGTGGTGAGTCTGGATAACGGCTGGTGGGAACAGCAGGGAGGAAGCAGCAGCCATGTCACTAACGATCAGGTGGAGGTGCTGGGGAATGGACACTGCTGTAACAGTACGCTGGTGGATGTGAGAAGGGAGGCTTAA
- a CDS encoding helix-turn-helix domain-containing protein, which produces MAETSQGVNSVDIAVNILTFVASQNGQARAIDIATGCNLSKSRLHKYLVSLCRTGMLGQNEKGLYCLGSTLLQIAGNPTAARDPVSELNAVLIAFRDTFNHSTGVVVATDGRLVLKHYNRSFRNVDIDFLPNTPVPLHASSAGQVFMSFSGYQPQNQAQEQLIAQIQSQGYAVRHNPTQGIPGAQSIACPLRNEKGDLVAIAVTMGFFSTDVIPQIAGQLVRSVAALHPQE; this is translated from the coding sequence ATGGCTGAAACATCACAAGGGGTCAATTCGGTTGATATCGCCGTCAACATTCTGACGTTTGTTGCCAGTCAAAATGGTCAGGCGCGGGCCATCGATATCGCCACGGGATGCAACCTGTCCAAGAGTCGTTTACACAAGTATCTGGTCTCACTGTGTCGAACCGGCATGCTGGGGCAAAACGAAAAAGGACTCTACTGTCTTGGATCGACCCTTTTGCAGATAGCGGGCAATCCAACGGCTGCGCGCGATCCGGTCAGTGAACTCAATGCGGTGCTGATCGCCTTTCGCGATACCTTTAACCATTCCACCGGCGTCGTGGTTGCGACGGACGGCAGACTAGTGCTGAAGCACTACAATCGCAGCTTCCGGAATGTGGATATCGATTTTCTGCCCAATACCCCCGTTCCGCTTCACGCCAGTTCGGCAGGCCAGGTGTTCATGAGTTTTTCCGGCTACCAGCCGCAGAATCAGGCGCAGGAACAACTGATTGCACAGATACAGTCTCAGGGCTATGCGGTGCGCCACAATCCGACGCAAGGGATCCCAGGCGCACAGTCGATTGCCTGTCCACTACGCAATGAAAAAGGAGATCTGGTGGCGATTGCCGTGACGATGGGGTTCTTCAGTACAGACGTCATCCCGCAGATTGCCGGGCAGTTAGTGAGAAGCGTCGCGGCGCTTCATCCACAGGAGTAA
- the thiI gene encoding tRNA 4-thiouridine(8) synthase ThiI: protein MKFIIKLFPEITIKSQSVRLRFIKMLTGNIRNVLKHYDETLAVVRHWDNIEVRAKDENQRLAIRDALTRIPGIHHILEVEDVPFTDMHDIFEKALVQYRDRLEGKTFCVRVKRRGKHEFSSIDVERYVGGGLNQHIESARVKLTNPDVTVHLEVEDDRLLLIKGRYEGIGGFPIGTQEDVLSLISGGFDSGVSSYMLMRRGCRVHYCFFNLGGAAHEIGVRQVAHYLWNRFGSSHRVRFVAINFEPVVGEILEKVDDGQMGVVLKRMMVRAASKVAERYGVQALVTGEALGQVSSQTLTNLRLIDNVSDTLILRPLIAYDKEHIINLARQIGTEDFARTMPEYCGVISKSPTVKAIKAKIEAEEENFDFSILDKVVEEASNVDIREIAQQTQQDVVEVETVSGFGPNDVILDIRAIDEQDDKPLKVEGVDVVSLPFYKLSTQFGDLDQNKTWLLWCERGVMSRLQALYLREQGFENVKVYRP, encoded by the coding sequence ATGAAGTTTATCATTAAATTGTTCCCGGAAATCACCATCAAAAGCCAATCTGTGCGTTTGCGCTTTATAAAAATGCTGACCGGGAACATTCGTAACGTTTTAAAGCACTATGATGAGACTCTCGCCGTTGTCCGTCACTGGGACAACATCGAAGTTCGCGCGAAAGATGAAAACCAGCGTCTGGCGATCCGTGACGCGCTGACCCGTATTCCGGGGATTCACCACATTCTCGAAGTCGAAGACGTGCCGTTTACCGACATGCACGATATTTTCGAGAAGGCGTTGGTGCAATACCGCGATCGGCTGGAAGGTAAAACTTTCTGCGTGCGTGTTAAACGTCGTGGTAAACACGAGTTTAGCTCTATCGATGTAGAACGTTACGTAGGCGGCGGTTTAAACCAGCATATTGAATCGGCGCGCGTGAAGCTGACTAACCCGGATGTCACTGTCCATCTGGAAGTGGAAGATGACCGTCTGCTGCTGATTAAAGGGCGTTACGAAGGGATTGGCGGTTTCCCGATCGGTACTCAGGAAGACGTGCTATCGCTGATCTCCGGCGGCTTTGACTCCGGCGTTTCCAGCTACATGCTGATGCGTCGCGGCTGCCGCGTTCACTACTGCTTCTTTAACCTCGGCGGCGCGGCGCATGAAATCGGCGTTCGTCAGGTAGCGCACTATCTGTGGAACCGCTTCGGCAGCTCGCATCGCGTGCGCTTTGTCGCCATCAACTTTGAGCCGGTGGTCGGTGAGATCCTCGAGAAAGTTGATGACGGCCAGATGGGGGTGGTGCTCAAACGTATGATGGTTCGCGCGGCGTCGAAAGTGGCGGAACGCTACGGCGTGCAGGCGCTGGTCACCGGCGAAGCGCTGGGTCAGGTCTCCAGCCAGACGCTGACCAACCTGCGTCTGATCGATAACGTCTCCGATACGCTGATTTTGCGTCCGCTGATTGCTTACGATAAAGAGCACATCATCAACCTGGCGCGCCAGATTGGGACGGAAGACTTTGCCCGCACCATGCCGGAATACTGCGGCGTGATTTCAAAAAGCCCGACGGTGAAAGCTATCAAGGCGAAGATTGAAGCGGAAGAAGAGAATTTTGACTTCAGCATCCTCGATAAGGTGGTTGAAGAAGCCAGCAACGTGGATATTCGCGAAATCGCACAGCAGACTCAGCAGGACGTGGTGGAAGTGGAAACCGTCAGCGGTTTTGGCCCGAACGACGTGATTCTGGATATCCGCGCTATCGACGAGCAGGATGACAAGCCGCTGAAGGTGGAAGGTGTGGATGTGGTTTCACTGCCGTTCTACAAGCTGAGCACGCAATTCGGCGATCTCGACCAGAATAAAACCTGGCTGTTGTGGTGCGAGCGCGGCGTGATGAGTCGACTTCAGGCGCTGTATCTGCGCGAGCAGGGCTTTGAGAATGTGAAGGTGTATCGCCCGTAA
- the xseB gene encoding exodeoxyribonuclease VII small subunit, giving the protein MAKKNEAPVSFETSLNELEQIVTRLESGDLPLEEALNEFERGVQLARQGQVKLQQAEQRVQILLSDNEDASPTPFTADNE; this is encoded by the coding sequence ATGGCGAAGAAAAATGAGGCGCCGGTCAGCTTTGAAACGTCGCTGAACGAGCTGGAGCAAATTGTAACGCGTCTGGAAAGTGGCGATCTGCCGCTGGAAGAGGCGCTGAACGAATTCGAACGTGGCGTGCAGCTGGCACGTCAGGGTCAGGTGAAACTGCAACAGGCTGAACAGCGTGTGCAAATCCTGCTGTCTGACAATGAAGACGCATCCCCTACGCCTTTTACAGCGGATAATGAGTAA
- the ispA gene encoding (2E,6E)-farnesyl diphosphate synthase encodes MDFSQQLQACVEQANQALSRFIAPLPFQNTPVVETMQYGALLGGKRLRPFLVYATGQMFGISLNTLDAPAAAVECIHAYSLIHDDLPAMDDDDLRRGLPTCHIKFGEANAILAGDALQTLAFSIISDAPMPEVADRDRIAMISELASASGIAGMCGGQALDLAAEGKQVPLEALEKIHRHKTGALIRAAVRLGALTAGEDGRNALPILDRYAESIGLAFQVQDDILDVVGDTATLGKRQGADQQLGKSTYPALLGLEQARNKARDLIAEARQSLNQLAAQSLDTSALEALADYIIQRNK; translated from the coding sequence ATGGATTTTTCGCAGCAGCTTCAGGCCTGCGTTGAGCAGGCCAACCAGGCGCTGAGCCGTTTTATTGCCCCACTGCCCTTTCAGAACACTCCCGTGGTCGAAACCATGCAGTATGGCGCATTATTAGGCGGTAAACGTCTGCGCCCGTTTCTGGTGTATGCAACCGGTCAGATGTTTGGTATCAGCCTGAACACGCTGGATGCCCCGGCAGCCGCCGTTGAGTGCATTCATGCGTACTCGCTGATCCATGACGATCTGCCCGCGATGGACGATGACGATCTGCGTCGTGGCCTGCCGACCTGCCACATCAAGTTTGGTGAGGCCAATGCGATTCTGGCAGGTGATGCCCTGCAAACGCTGGCATTCTCGATTATCAGCGATGCTCCGATGCCAGAAGTCGCTGACCGCGATCGGATCGCGATGATTTCCGAACTGGCGAGCGCCAGCGGAATCGCCGGAATGTGCGGCGGTCAGGCGCTGGATCTCGCAGCCGAAGGTAAACAGGTGCCGCTGGAGGCGCTGGAGAAAATCCATCGTCATAAGACCGGCGCACTGATTCGCGCCGCGGTTCGCCTGGGTGCGTTAACTGCCGGAGAAGACGGCAGAAATGCCCTGCCGATACTCGACAGATACGCAGAAAGTATCGGTCTGGCATTCCAGGTTCAGGATGACATTCTGGATGTGGTGGGCGATACTGCAACGTTGGGTAAACGTCAGGGTGCCGACCAGCAGCTTGGCAAAAGTACCTATCCTGCACTTCTGGGTCTTGAGCAAGCCCGAAATAAAGCCCGGGATTTAATCGCAGAGGCTCGCCAGTCGTTAAACCAACTGGCCGCACAGTCACTCGATACCTCGGCACTGGAAGCGCTAGCGGACTACATAATCCAGCGTAATAAATAA
- a CDS encoding 1-deoxy-D-xylulose-5-phosphate synthase — MSFDIAKYPTLALVDSTLELRLLPKESLPKLCDELRRYLLDSVSRSSGHFASGLGTVELTVALHYVYNTPFDQLIWDVGHQAYPHKILTGRRDKIGTIRQKGGLHPFPWRGESEYDVLSVGHSSTSISAGIGVAVAAQKEGKDRRTVCVIGDGAITAGMAFEAMNHAGDIKPDMLVILNDNEMSISENVGALNNHLAQLLSGKLYSSLREGGKKVFSGVPPIKELLKRTEEHIKGMVVPGTLFEELGFNYIGPVDGHDVLGLITTLKNMRDLKGPQFLHIMTKKGRGYEPAEKDPITFHAVPKFDPSSGCLPKSSGGLPSYSKIFGDWLCETAAKDSKLMAITPAMREGSGMVEFSRKFPDRYFDVAIAEQHAVTFAAGLAIGGYKPVVAIYSTFLQRAYDQVLHDVAIQKLPVMFAIDRAGIVGADGQTHQGAFDLSYLRCIPEMVIMTPSDENECRQMLFTGYHYSDGPTAVRYPRGNAVGVELTPLEKLPIGKGVVKRHGEKAAILNFGTLMPEAAKVAESLNATLVDMRFVKPLDEALILEMAARHEVLVTLEENAIMGGAGSGVNEVLMAHRKPVPVLNIGLPDFFIPQGTQDEARAELGLDAAGIEAKIKAWLA, encoded by the coding sequence ATGAGTTTTGATATAGCCAAATACCCTACCCTGGCACTGGTCGATTCCACCCTGGAGTTACGACTGCTGCCAAAAGAGAGTCTGCCGAAACTCTGCGACGAGCTGCGCCGCTATTTACTCGACAGCGTCAGCCGTTCCAGCGGACACTTCGCCTCCGGGCTGGGCACGGTCGAACTGACCGTGGCGCTGCACTATGTCTATAACACCCCGTTTGACCAACTGATCTGGGACGTGGGTCATCAGGCTTATCCGCACAAGATTTTGACCGGTCGTCGCGATAAAATCGGCACCATTCGCCAGAAAGGCGGCCTGCACCCGTTCCCGTGGCGCGGTGAAAGCGAATACGATGTCCTGAGTGTGGGTCACTCCTCAACTTCTATCAGCGCCGGAATCGGAGTGGCGGTTGCCGCCCAGAAAGAGGGTAAAGATCGCCGTACCGTCTGCGTCATTGGCGACGGGGCGATCACCGCCGGGATGGCATTTGAAGCGATGAACCACGCGGGCGATATCAAACCCGACATGCTGGTCATCCTCAACGACAACGAAATGTCGATTTCCGAAAACGTCGGCGCGCTGAACAATCACCTCGCGCAGTTGCTCTCCGGTAAGCTCTACTCTTCCCTGCGCGAAGGCGGCAAGAAGGTGTTCTCTGGCGTACCGCCGATTAAAGAACTGCTCAAGCGCACCGAAGAACATATCAAAGGCATGGTGGTGCCCGGCACGCTGTTTGAAGAGCTGGGCTTTAACTACATCGGCCCGGTCGACGGTCACGATGTGCTGGGGCTTATCACCACGCTGAAGAACATGCGCGACCTGAAAGGCCCGCAGTTCCTGCATATCATGACCAAGAAAGGCCGGGGCTATGAGCCGGCGGAAAAAGATCCGATCACCTTCCATGCGGTGCCAAAATTCGATCCGTCCAGCGGTTGTCTGCCGAAAAGCAGCGGCGGCCTGCCGAGCTATTCGAAAATCTTCGGCGACTGGCTGTGCGAAACGGCGGCGAAAGACAGCAAACTGATGGCAATCACCCCGGCCATGCGCGAAGGGTCTGGTATGGTCGAGTTCTCGCGTAAATTCCCGGACCGCTACTTTGACGTGGCGATTGCCGAGCAGCACGCGGTGACCTTTGCCGCCGGACTGGCGATTGGCGGTTACAAACCGGTGGTGGCTATCTACTCCACCTTCCTGCAACGCGCCTACGATCAGGTGCTGCATGACGTCGCAATTCAAAAGCTGCCGGTCATGTTTGCTATCGACCGTGCGGGGATCGTCGGAGCCGACGGACAAACCCACCAGGGGGCGTTCGATCTCTCCTATCTGCGCTGCATTCCGGAGATGGTCATCATGACGCCGAGCGATGAAAACGAATGCCGCCAGATGCTGTTTACCGGCTATCACTACAGCGATGGCCCAACGGCGGTGCGCTATCCGCGCGGAAATGCCGTCGGCGTTGAGCTGACGCCGCTGGAAAAACTGCCGATCGGGAAAGGCGTGGTGAAGCGTCACGGCGAGAAAGCGGCGATCCTCAACTTCGGTACCTTAATGCCGGAAGCGGCGAAAGTCGCGGAATCCCTCAACGCTACGCTTGTCGATATGCGCTTTGTGAAACCGCTGGATGAGGCGCTGATCCTTGAAATGGCGGCGCGTCATGAGGTGCTGGTGACGCTGGAAGAAAACGCCATTATGGGCGGTGCCGGTAGTGGCGTGAACGAAGTACTGATGGCGCACCGCAAACCGGTTCCGGTGCTTAACATCGGCCTGCCGGACTTCTTCATACCGCAGGGAACTCAGGACGAAGCCCGCGCCGAATTGGGTCTGGATGCCGCAGGCATTGAGGCCAAAATCAAGGCCTGGTTGGCATAA